TTTAGTTCCAGCACTAGTTAAGCCTCTGAGAGCTCTGTTAGTGTGTTTTTTGGAGCAAATCCAATTGATTTTTTCATCATTAACAATAGAAGGACTTTGTGGATCTACTAAAATAACTTCATAATATTTATATTTACCGTCAGCCCATACCCAGTAAGAGTTTAATACTTCTAAATTAGGGTATTTTTTAGCTACACGTTCTTCAGCAATCCTTTGAATGGATTTAGCTTGGGTAATTTTGTTTACACCCATTCTTTTAGGTTTACGTCCTCCGATAAAACGAGATTTCCTTCTTCCACCACGTCTTACTCTGGTTCTTACTAAAACGAAACCTTTTTTAGCTCTGTAACCTAAACTTCTAGCTCTATCAAGCCTGGTTGGTCTTTCAATTCTTTGAACTGCTGATTGCCTTCTCCATTTAGGAGCTCTTTCCCACATTAATTCCCTTACATAGGATTCATCTGGGTTTTTCCATGCATCTCTAATATATTTATACATAATAACACCTTTTGTTCAGCTTTTTTAAAAAGCCACATCCATGAGACATTGTCTCGAAAAAAGTTATGTAATCGTCAATAAATCAACGATAATAAAATATTTGTTTTGTTTATTTATAAAGTTATGGTTAAACATATAAAGAAAAATTAGTATTGAGTGTTAACGAATTATTTATAATTAATCCCATATAAATATTAATGAGGATGAAAAGTATGAAAATGCCTGATAAATTAGATTCAAAACTGCTGGCTCCC
This genomic stretch from Methanobrevibacter smithii ATCC 35061 harbors:
- a CDS encoding 50S ribosomal protein L15e, whose product is MYKYIRDAWKNPDESYVRELMWERAPKWRRQSAVQRIERPTRLDRARSLGYRAKKGFVLVRTRVRRGGRRKSRFIGGRKPKRMGVNKITQAKSIQRIAEERVAKKYPNLEVLNSYWVWADGKYKYYEVILVDPQSPSIVNDEKINWICSKKHTNRALRGLTSAGTKGRGLTSKGKGSEQARRKK